One window of the Streptomyces asoensis genome contains the following:
- a CDS encoding pyroglutamyl peptidase, with translation MHPAYSAHSIRVRVGVLALALSAGLAFPTAATATEAVPAPTVEEQRLTQAVPQEILARSGFDAVAPRFARLLEASHSYARARQIVTREGAALWRRAVDRVQGRGPAGGDLSRDDDRPLYWARLGMTSEVRTWQPGFAVTDGQRTALLDTLERTSRGQTDLHYPRHAKGLKRVLVTGFDPFTLDRDIRISNPSGATALALDGTVIQTADGPARVETAMFPVRWQDFAEQSVERALRPYLPHVDLFTTVSQGRVGRFDVERTNGAWRGGFPDNENIGRTETVPVADPATQPQWTTTTLPYAAIVAADTGRFPVYDNTSVTEIPAGGAEPVVRPEGPTAGSTARAGGGGNYLSNEIAYRATLLRDRLGLHASLPGGHVHTPVLQFAAGNTQDVTDPEFVRNRLDIVAQVRAILAVAVAAGR, from the coding sequence GTGCCCGCCCCCACGGTCGAGGAACAGCGCCTGACGCAGGCCGTTCCCCAGGAGATCCTCGCCCGGTCCGGGTTCGACGCGGTGGCTCCGCGTTTCGCCCGGCTGTTGGAGGCCTCGCACTCCTACGCCCGGGCCCGCCAGATCGTCACCCGCGAGGGCGCGGCCCTGTGGCGGCGGGCGGTGGACCGGGTCCAGGGGCGCGGGCCCGCCGGCGGCGACCTCAGCCGGGACGACGACCGGCCGCTGTACTGGGCGCGGCTCGGCATGACGAGCGAAGTGCGCACCTGGCAGCCCGGCTTCGCGGTCACCGACGGCCAACGCACCGCTCTGCTCGACACCTTGGAGCGCACCTCGCGCGGGCAGACCGACCTGCACTATCCGCGGCACGCCAAGGGGCTGAAGCGCGTTCTGGTCACCGGCTTCGACCCGTTCACCCTGGACCGGGACATCCGGATCTCCAACCCCTCGGGGGCGACCGCGCTCGCCCTCGACGGCACGGTGATCCAGACCGCGGACGGCCCGGCGCGGGTGGAGACCGCCATGTTCCCGGTGCGCTGGCAGGACTTCGCGGAGCAATCGGTGGAGCGCGCTCTGCGGCCGTATCTGCCGCACGTCGATCTGTTCACCACCGTCAGCCAGGGCCGCGTCGGCCGCTTCGACGTGGAGCGCACCAACGGGGCCTGGCGCGGCGGCTTCCCCGACAACGAGAACATCGGCCGGACGGAGACCGTCCCGGTCGCCGACCCCGCCACACAGCCGCAGTGGACGACCACGACCCTGCCGTACGCGGCGATCGTGGCGGCGGACACGGGCCGGTTCCCGGTGTACGACAACACGAGCGTCACCGAGATCCCGGCGGGAGGCGCCGAGCCCGTCGTGCGACCGGAGGGGCCGACGGCGGGGTCGACCGCACGGGCCGGGGGCGGCGGGAACTACCTCTCCAACGAGATCGCCTACCGGGCCACCCTGCTGCGCGACCGGCTGGGGCTGCACGCCAGCCTGCCGGGCGGGCATGTGCACACGCCGGTCCTCCAGTTCGCGGCGGGCAACACCCAGGACGTGACCGATCCGGAGTTCGTGCGGAACCGGCTGGACATCGTCGCCCAGGTACGGGCGATCCTGGCCGTGGCCGTGGCGGCCGGGCGGTAG